Proteins co-encoded in one Bacillus paramycoides genomic window:
- a CDS encoding MDR family MFS transporter, producing the protein MNWKEFEQNIKVRLITSFFNRAVTSAVMPFMALFFAQEISKVWAGLFLILTVILSFFSNLIGGYISDRFQRKKILLLTSFSSTLIFLFMTLSLYPKDKEIWLFAIAYVGFIITSSLGRPSMQAIIIDSTTPENRKAVYTIDYWLMNLSMAIGAALGGFLYINHQQELFILLTCVSATVPIAYKIWLVTEVKECLEKRQENIVLDLIQNYKIAIQDRAFLRVVIGSTCIFAAEFSLNSYIGVRLSETFNPISIGNFEIVGVRMLSILNIQNMLLVVCLTFIINRFIDHISGKKALLLGLVLYGIGYVAVTSSNTWYVLIIFNFIATVGELVYSPIRNAEQANMIPADKRGSYSAFAGLSDIGADLIARMTIIVGAFLIPTMMSVYIGMIVIIGAFFLYNGLFVRTSSQSQERLNKISI; encoded by the coding sequence ATGAATTGGAAAGAATTTGAGCAAAATATAAAAGTACGCTTAATTACATCATTTTTTAATCGTGCTGTTACATCAGCAGTAATGCCTTTTATGGCATTGTTTTTTGCTCAAGAAATAAGTAAAGTATGGGCCGGGTTATTTTTAATATTAACGGTTATTTTAAGTTTTTTTTCAAATTTAATTGGAGGTTACATTTCAGATCGATTTCAGCGAAAGAAAATTTTATTGTTAACTTCTTTTTCTAGTACTTTGATATTTTTATTCATGACTTTAAGCTTATATCCGAAAGATAAGGAGATCTGGTTATTTGCAATCGCTTATGTAGGTTTTATAATAACTAGCAGTCTTGGGCGCCCATCCATGCAAGCTATCATCATAGACTCAACTACACCGGAAAATCGAAAGGCTGTCTATACAATTGACTATTGGCTTATGAATCTTTCTATGGCAATTGGTGCAGCATTAGGTGGTTTTTTATACATTAATCATCAACAAGAGTTGTTTATACTACTGACTTGTGTTTCTGCTACAGTACCGATCGCTTATAAAATTTGGCTAGTTACAGAAGTTAAAGAATGCTTAGAAAAAAGGCAGGAAAATATAGTACTTGATCTAATTCAAAATTATAAAATTGCTATTCAAGATAGAGCATTTTTAAGAGTTGTAATAGGGTCTACCTGCATATTTGCAGCAGAGTTTTCTTTAAACAGTTATATTGGTGTACGACTTTCAGAAACATTCAATCCAATAAGCATTGGGAACTTTGAAATAGTAGGAGTGAGGATGCTAAGTATTCTTAACATACAAAATATGCTCTTAGTAGTATGTTTAACATTTATTATAAATAGATTTATAGATCATATAAGTGGGAAAAAAGCGTTACTTTTAGGTCTTGTGCTCTATGGGATAGGCTATGTGGCAGTAACATCTTCAAACACTTGGTACGTACTAATTATTTTTAACTTTATTGCTACTGTTGGTGAACTTGTCTACTCACCAATCAGAAATGCAGAACAAGCTAATATGATTCCGGCTGACAAGAGAGGATCATATTCAGCCTTTGCGGGCCTATCAGATATTGGGGCGGACCTAATTGCAAGAATGACTATTATCGTCGGTGCATTCTTAATTCCTACGATGATGTCTGTTTATATTGGTATGATTGTAATAATAGGGGCATTTTTCCTATATAACGGTCTGTTTGTTAGAACTAGTAGTCAATCACAGGAAAGATTGAATAAAATTTCAATATAA
- a CDS encoding ABC transporter substrate-binding protein, with protein sequence MDKTLLNLWQSFSSGNIKIQDLADFLNLSTKQTVRYLHKWMDEGWLTFISGKGRGNPSSLQWLKNIEQIYESQVMEIMDQQPVEKSSKYLLYNWSPNSKLRLMTKFHSKFGYIHNSDDKLIIPRRKAFLTTHPLEAADVHSAHIVANVFNRLVYMDEKGNIFPEIAHSWDVTQSTLRLYLKKSIKFHDGSILTASDVKLCLSKLRDHTYYKDLWAPIEKIEVVSPLIIDIHYPKGCSYCLQMLCMINTSIYKENNGQIIGTGGFYIGENNLEKTSLIAFHDYFQERPLLDTVEFIQVPLEFDTIYQSSKHHKCNSTFQVERNSGFGVIIMNAWRDSSIQHIDVRNYLHSIIANNINHIHEYDSQKIPNIKSCLKDIDHQINIPKRKRPEFKEPLIIKATQYTEATTKWLMNILEKENIPFQVKWVPFENYLRDEKLNEQVDLFIHGEVFEMNQEISFYYFLTARYSPLAKVLKTNKSLRNQLSKYKHTHFEEWPLLNKNLEKELIESSIMIPLYYDTRQIPFSSDLTNIKMKYFGYVDFSQLWIRPLI encoded by the coding sequence ATGGATAAAACTTTACTGAATCTATGGCAATCATTTTCTTCAGGAAATATAAAAATACAAGACCTAGCAGATTTTTTAAATTTAAGTACAAAGCAAACAGTACGTTACTTACATAAATGGATGGATGAAGGTTGGCTGACTTTCATTTCTGGAAAAGGTAGAGGAAATCCCTCCTCTCTTCAATGGTTGAAAAATATAGAACAAATCTATGAGTCACAAGTAATGGAAATTATGGACCAACAGCCTGTTGAAAAAAGTAGTAAATATTTACTATATAATTGGTCTCCAAACAGTAAACTACGCTTAATGACTAAGTTTCATTCAAAATTTGGCTATATACATAATTCAGATGATAAATTAATTATTCCTAGAAGAAAGGCATTTTTAACAACACATCCGCTCGAGGCTGCCGATGTACATAGTGCACATATTGTCGCAAATGTTTTCAATCGACTTGTTTATATGGATGAAAAGGGGAACATATTCCCTGAAATAGCTCATAGTTGGGATGTAACTCAATCTACGCTTAGACTATATTTAAAAAAGTCTATAAAATTTCATGATGGCTCCATCTTAACAGCGTCTGATGTGAAACTATGTCTCTCAAAATTACGCGATCATACATACTATAAAGATTTATGGGCACCCATAGAAAAAATAGAAGTTGTATCACCATTAATTATTGATATACATTACCCAAAGGGGTGTAGTTATTGTTTACAAATGTTATGTATGATAAATACAAGTATTTATAAAGAAAATAACGGTCAAATTATAGGAACCGGTGGTTTTTACATAGGAGAGAATAATCTGGAGAAAACATCATTGATAGCATTTCATGATTATTTTCAAGAAAGACCTTTGCTAGATACAGTAGAATTCATTCAAGTCCCTCTGGAATTTGATACTATTTATCAATCTTCCAAACACCATAAATGTAATTCTACTTTTCAAGTAGAAAGGAATTCCGGTTTTGGCGTTATAATTATGAATGCTTGGCGCGATTCTTCCATTCAGCACATAGATGTTCGTAATTACTTACATTCTATTATCGCTAACAATATAAATCATATTCATGAATATGATTCTCAAAAAATCCCAAATATTAAAAGCTGTTTAAAAGACATAGATCATCAAATCAATATCCCAAAAAGGAAACGTCCTGAATTTAAAGAACCACTTATTATAAAAGCTACTCAGTATACAGAAGCAACCACAAAATGGTTAATGAATATCTTAGAAAAAGAAAATATACCTTTTCAAGTTAAATGGGTTCCATTTGAAAACTATCTTAGGGATGAAAAACTTAATGAACAAGTAGACCTTTTTATTCATGGTGAAGTATTCGAGATGAATCAAGAAATATCATTTTATTATTTTTTAACAGCTAGATATTCACCATTGGCTAAAGTTTTAAAAACAAATAAATCACTAAGAAACCAACTATCTAAATACAAACATACACATTTTGAAGAGTGGCCTTTATTAAATAAAAATCTTGAAAAAGAACTGATAGAATCCTCTATTATGATTCCCTTATACTATGATACACGTCAAATTCCTTTTTCATCAGATTTAACGAATATTAAGATGAAATATTTTGGGTATGTGGATTTTTCTCAACTTTGGATAAGACCTTTAATTTAA
- a CDS encoding alpha/beta hydrolase, translating to MNHFFVEFGEYEASVCEWGDKSNPQIICFHGLGSTKLSFIEIAKLLQDKYHIVSFDLPGHGKTPSFGKDEDYGASHLTKWVVALLEGIGKETFHIVAHSWGASVALHYAAECTEKVNKMVLLDGGYHHGKMNANYFAELYKGAEEGECPPPSLEEEITHYEKDFDEYIFGSKEAFIQSEKMVYTRWSPLIERAVYDLMREEDNKVKWHATGDTARSVIKFQYTVYRTLKSHKIKNDILLLYCDLPHNYLEIRELQIAEFRKHIDITTKLYTDTGHLMHWDRPEEIAEDVLHWFK from the coding sequence ATGAATCACTTTTTTGTAGAATTTGGCGAATATGAAGCAAGTGTTTGTGAATGGGGGGATAAAAGTAATCCTCAAATCATTTGTTTTCATGGTTTAGGAAGTACAAAATTAAGTTTTATAGAAATTGCGAAACTTTTACAGGATAAATATCATATTGTATCGTTTGATCTACCTGGACATGGGAAAACACCAAGTTTTGGGAAGGATGAAGATTACGGTGCATCTCATTTAACAAAATGGGTAGTAGCATTACTTGAGGGGATAGGAAAAGAAACATTTCATATAGTAGCGCATTCATGGGGAGCAAGCGTTGCGCTTCACTATGCAGCAGAATGTACAGAAAAAGTGAACAAGATGGTTTTGTTAGATGGTGGTTATCATCATGGTAAAATGAATGCAAATTATTTTGCGGAACTATATAAAGGTGCGGAAGAAGGAGAGTGCCCACCTCCGTCATTAGAAGAAGAAATCACCCATTACGAGAAAGATTTTGATGAATATATTTTTGGCAGTAAAGAAGCATTCATTCAATCAGAAAAAATGGTTTACACTAGATGGTCGCCATTAATAGAGCGTGCAGTTTATGATTTAATGAGAGAAGAAGATAATAAAGTGAAATGGCATGCTACTGGCGATACCGCTAGAAGTGTAATTAAGTTTCAATATACGGTGTATAGAACGTTGAAATCGCATAAAATTAAAAACGATATTTTATTGTTGTATTGCGATCTTCCACATAATTATTTAGAAATAAGAGAATTACAGATTGCGGAATTTAGGAAGCATATTGATATTACGACGAAGCTGTATACAGATACAGGGCACCTAATGCATTGGGATAGACCAGAAGAGATTGCCGAGGATGTTTTACATTGGTTCAAATAA
- a CDS encoding CgeB family protein, whose protein sequence is MKDNTPKKILFIQSGIPFYYPMIEEAILNSLQKINSNTIMVNPERAIETALKMKPDFILVLGGLNEGIISVMPVIKNAGFTTGLWLTDDPYYTDVTQHLVPYYDYIFTQDLNCIKFYRGLGCNNVFHLPLAANQDVFKPSQKEDTYKYDLSFIGTAFENRLTFVDSISEYLAGKNIKIVGFGWERLKNYERLKDKIHVLPLAKYEDALQYYVATKININLHRSPNDKELNCNAANIQAYSVNNRTFEINAVGSFQLTDIRPDVAKHYILGVEIETFNSAREFIQKAEYYLEHVQERKRIAKNGLNRTLKNHTYDKRIVQLLNYINFIDVKM, encoded by the coding sequence ATGAAAGATAATACGCCTAAGAAAATTTTATTTATTCAATCAGGCATTCCTTTTTATTATCCAATGATCGAAGAAGCAATTTTGAATAGTTTACAGAAGATAAACAGTAATACAATTATGGTAAACCCAGAACGAGCGATAGAAACCGCATTAAAAATGAAACCGGATTTTATTTTGGTACTCGGTGGTTTAAACGAGGGAATTATTAGTGTCATGCCAGTAATAAAGAATGCAGGTTTTACTACTGGACTTTGGCTGACAGATGATCCGTATTATACGGATGTAACACAACATCTTGTGCCGTACTATGATTACATATTTACGCAAGATTTAAATTGTATCAAATTTTATAGAGGGTTGGGATGTAACAATGTATTTCATCTGCCGTTAGCAGCAAATCAAGATGTGTTTAAACCTTCTCAGAAAGAAGATACATATAAGTATGATCTTAGTTTTATAGGCACAGCATTTGAAAATAGACTTACCTTTGTTGATTCTATTTCAGAGTATTTAGCAGGAAAAAATATAAAAATTGTGGGGTTCGGTTGGGAGAGGTTAAAGAATTATGAAAGATTAAAGGATAAAATACATGTCTTGCCACTTGCGAAGTATGAGGATGCATTGCAATATTACGTAGCTACTAAAATTAATATAAATTTACACCGTTCACCAAATGATAAAGAATTGAATTGTAATGCTGCAAATATCCAAGCCTATTCAGTAAATAATAGGACGTTTGAAATTAATGCCGTAGGTTCTTTTCAATTAACTGATATACGACCAGATGTAGCAAAGCATTACATACTAGGTGTTGAAATAGAAACTTTTAATAGTGCACGGGAGTTTATACAAAAAGCGGAGTATTATTTGGAACATGTACAAGAAAGAAAAAGAATAGCAAAAAATGGGCTGAATAGAACTTTGAAAAATCACACATATGATAAACGTATAGTACAACTATTAAACTATATTAATTTCATAGACGTGAAGATGTAG
- a CDS encoding ABC transporter ATP-binding protein, whose amino-acid sequence MNALVSARNVTKIYNKNQLPGLNKVSFDIKAGEFVGIMGASGSGKTTLLNILSTIDTPTDGDVFINGVNIQTLNNNKSADFRKDYLGFIFQEYFLLNSLTVKENIAVPLTLLKKSPKEIESTIESLARRFGIFEQLSKYPSQLSGGQKQRVAAARALAKQPSILFADEPTGALDSNSATELLQKLKEVNEELQTTILMVTHDAYAASFSSRILIFKDGNIIKELKKNKQNRKEFFEEILKEISKIDENRYN is encoded by the coding sequence ATGAATGCATTAGTATCTGCAAGGAATGTAACAAAGATTTATAACAAAAACCAATTACCTGGACTTAATAAAGTTTCATTTGATATTAAAGCGGGCGAATTTGTAGGTATCATGGGGGCCTCTGGATCTGGAAAAACGACTTTATTAAATATTTTATCCACTATCGATACACCTACAGATGGCGATGTTTTTATAAACGGGGTCAATATCCAAACGCTTAACAATAATAAATCTGCTGATTTTAGGAAGGATTATTTAGGTTTTATTTTTCAGGAGTATTTTTTACTTAATAGCTTAACAGTAAAGGAAAATATTGCGGTTCCCCTTACTCTGTTAAAAAAATCACCAAAGGAAATTGAATCAACAATAGAAAGTTTAGCACGGCGCTTTGGAATATTTGAGCAATTAAGTAAGTATCCTAGTCAACTGTCAGGTGGACAAAAACAAAGAGTTGCAGCTGCAAGAGCCCTTGCGAAGCAGCCTAGTATTTTATTTGCAGATGAGCCAACAGGCGCATTAGATTCAAATTCTGCAACAGAACTACTTCAAAAATTAAAAGAGGTAAACGAGGAGCTTCAAACTACAATTTTAATGGTAACTCATGATGCCTATGCAGCTAGTTTTTCTAGTAGAATTTTAATATTCAAAGACGGGAACATTATAAAAGAATTAAAGAAAAATAAGCAAAATAGAAAAGAATTTTTTGAAGAAATATTAAAAGAAATCTCTAAAATTGATGAAAATCGATATAACTAG